Proteins from a genomic interval of Indicator indicator isolate 239-I01 chromosome 19, UM_Iind_1.1, whole genome shotgun sequence:
- the LOC128973286 gene encoding fatty acyl-CoA hydrolase precursor, medium chain-like, with amino-acid sequence MPTGKGLTLLSLMLTIAGTALVATGQKAEQPEVETNYGRVRGYQFHVDAAEKSVNVFLGLPFAKPPLGPLRFSEPQPPEPWKGVRDATSYPPMCLQDKALGQYVSDIVTNRKEKVALQVSEDCLYLNVYTPVSTEAPEKLPVLVWIHGGALVLGAASSYDGSALAAFDNVVVVTIQYRLGIPGYFSTGDQHARGNWGYLDQVAALQWIQENILHFGGDPGAVTIFGESAGGISVSALVLSPLAKGLFHKAISESGTAVRLLFTDQPQEEAQRIAAVAGCDKSNSAAMVECLRGKTEEEIIEITLKMPLGFIGGCPDGVFLPKTPRELLSEKMINPVPYIIGVNNWEFGWGLPMMMRNFPDLRDGLDKDVAYQLLQKNLILGPKAASSEIVDQVYKEYIGKAENRAEVRDGLLGAIGDFMFVSPAVEVARYHRDAGNQVYFYEFQHRPSSAAGVVPEFVKADHGAEIAFVFGKPFLAGQATEEESKLSRTMIRYWTNFAKNGHPNGEDLVHWPQYDLDEQYLGIDLVQKASKKLKEDKMEFWRQLIEQMMKEKRQHTDL; translated from the exons ATGCCAACTGGAAAGGGCTTGACACTGCTGTCCTTGATGCTCACCATCGCGGGCACAGCGCTGGTAGCTACTG GGCAAAAAGCAGAGCAACCAGAAGTGGAGACCAACTACGGGAGAGTCCGAGGGTACCAGTTCCACGTAGATGCAGCCGAGAAGAGTGTCAATGTCTTTCTGGGACTTCCTTTTGCTAAGCCTCCACTTGGACCACTGAGGTTTTCTGAACCCCAGCCACCTGAGCCATGGAAAGGTGTCAGAGATGCCACTTCCTACCCACCAAT gTGTCTACAGGATAAAGCCCTAGGACAATACGTGTCAGATATTGTTactaacagaaaagaaaaagttgctCTCCAAGTGTCTGAGGACTGCTTATACCTCAATGTGTATACCCCTGTTTCTACAGAGGCACCAGAGAAGCTGCCc GTCCTTGTATGGATCCATGGAGGTGCATTAGTTTTGGGAGCAGCTTCATCATATGACGGTTCAGCACTAGCAGCCTTTGACAACGTGGTGGTTGTAACCATTCAGTACAGACTGGGTATCCCTGGCTATTTTAG CACTGGTGATCAGCATGCCCGGGGGAACTGGGGGTATTTGGATCAAGTAGCAGCTCTTCAGTGGATTCAGGAGAACATCCTCCATTTTGGAGGAGACCCAGGAGCTGTCACTATCTTTGGAGAATCTGCAGGAGGAATCAGTGTTTCTGCTCTT gtCTTATCTCCCCTGGCAAAAGGCTTGTTCCACAAGGCCATTTCAGAGAGTGGCACTGCAGTCAGGCTTCTGTTCACTGACCAGCCCCAGGAGGAAGCACAA AggattgctgctgttgctggctGTGACAAATCCAATTCAGCTGCAATGGTGGAATGCTtaagaggaaaaacagaagaagaGATAATCGAGATAACACTAAAAATG cctTTGGGGTTCATTGGTGGCTGTCCAGATGGTGTATTTTTGCCAAAGACCCCCAGGGAATTACTATCTGAAAAAATGATCAATCCAGTTCCATATATTATAGGAGTAAATAACTGGGAGTTTGGATGGGGACTTCCTATG ATGATGAGGAATTTCCCTGATTTGAGAGATGGTCTGGATAAGGATGTTGCATATCAGCTTTTGCAGAAAAACTTGATATTAGGACCTAAG GCTGCTAGTTCTGAAATTGTTGACCAAGTATACAAGGAGTACATTGGGAAGGCAGAAAACCGTGCTGAGGTGCGAGATGGTCTTCTTGGTGCAATAGGAGACTTTATGTTTGTTTCCCCAGCTGTTGAAGTGGCCAGATACCATAGAG ATGCTGGCAACCAGGTCTACTTCTATGAATTTCAGCATCGACCAAGCTCAGCGGCAGGGGTGGTGCCAGAGTTTGTGAAAGCAGATCATGGAGCTGAAATTGCCTTTGTCTTTGGAAAGCCTTTCTTAGCTG GACAAGctacagaagaagaaagcaaacttaGCAGAACTATGATAAGATACTGGACTAACTTTGCTAAAAATGG ACATCCCAACGGAGAAGACCTGGTCCATTGGCCTCAGTATGATCTGGATGAGCAATACCTGGGAATAGACCTCGTGCAAAAAGCATCCAAGAAACTGAAAGAAGACAAAATGGAGTTTTGGAGGCAGCTCATAGAACAAATGATGAAGGAAAAGAGACAACACACAGATTTATGA